A stretch of the Candidatus Paceibacterota bacterium genome encodes the following:
- the recO gene encoding DNA repair protein RecO, whose product MAYRIYHVEGIVLQSKPTGEGDALLFVYTKELGLVMVIAKSLRLGKSRLRFVLQRFAHAHLDLVRGKHGWRLTSARTISTQSVLFRHPHRRKVLAALSSMLMRLIHGEEPHAELYEELITELTRLETLESREDCYYFELYMAIRMLRALGYWEDNGSDALFFAHDHDVTKLLTAIALQKNTLIPRINSALAATQL is encoded by the coding sequence ATGGCGTATCGTATTTATCATGTTGAGGGAATTGTATTGCAGTCAAAGCCCACAGGAGAAGGGGATGCGCTTCTTTTTGTATATACAAAAGAACTCGGTCTCGTGATGGTGATTGCCAAGAGTCTACGTCTCGGGAAGTCTCGTCTGCGTTTCGTTCTGCAGCGTTTTGCTCATGCACATCTCGATCTTGTACGCGGAAAACATGGTTGGAGACTAACCAGTGCGCGCACGATTAGCACGCAGAGTGTACTCTTTCGCCATCCCCATCGCCGTAAGGTGCTCGCGGCACTTTCAAGCATGCTTATGCGGCTTATTCATGGAGAAGAGCCACATGCTGAACTTTACGAAGAGCTCATCACTGAGCTCACACGCCTCGAAACACTTGAATCGCGAGAAGACTGTTATTATTTTGAACTCTATATGGCCATCCGCATGCTCCGTGCGCTCGGTTATTGGGAGGATAATGGCTCCGATGCGCTCTTTTTTGCACATGACCATGATGTGACAAAATTACTCACGGCGATTGCACTGCAGAAAAATACGTTGATACCACGCATAAACTCAGCACTCGCCGCAACGCAGCTCTAA
- a CDS encoding class I tRNA ligase family protein, giving the protein MDSKQPHDLSKETLAEREVRIGDFWTKERIFKKSLEATAHNEPFVFFDGPPFATGLPHYGHILAGTIKDVIPRFQTMRGRYVRRVWGWDCHGLPVENLIEQELGLEHKRQIEEYGIGAFNAKAEASVLMYDKEWKEIVPRVGRWVDMDHAYKTMDTGYMASVWWAFKTLYDKKLIYEGYKSMHICPRCETTLAASEVAGGYKDVKDISVTLKFPLRDNPDVALLAWTTTPWTLPGNVALAVNVDLAYVRFTLPGDATTYIAQKDTLPRIAPSAVVTGEVSGKELVGIAYIPPFMDYANDAELINRERGWHVYGADFVASDTGTGIVHIAPAFGDDDMQLGKREQLPFIQHVRMDGTIKDEVTGFAGMSVKPKSDDDRVRLSTDIAVIKFLQDANLFFSKENMTHSYPYCWRCDWPLINYAASSWFVNVGEIKEKAVEANKEINWVPDAVGHGRFHNWLEGARDWAISRSRYWGAAIPVWKCKDCDAIRVIGHIDELRDAQPPKNHYFAIRHGEAESNVQDIISCREDDVNPLTKKGIEQVKSAGEKLQKMKIDIIIASPMQRTKETAEIAADMVGIPRDQIIYDARLHEVDAGDLNGHSVDEYRAMFPSVEEKFARAAPNGESLRDMKRRFGEAFYATDAVYEGKNILFVTHEYGVWMLDAVARGADEAETIRLRKNANDDYVLNAEVHKMKFAPLPHNADYALDLHRPHIDDVVFSCACGGKMRRIPEVFDCWFESGSMPFAQHYFSGNENDDAGKMFLHNFPAHFIAEGLDQTRGWFYSMLLLGIGLFGKSPFRNVIVNGLVLAENGEKMSKKLRNYPDPMEVVGKYGADALRFYMVASPAMRGEDLKFSTLGVDEITKKLTLRLDNVRSFYEMYATGQAVLREQPKSTHALDRWIIARWNETHNEATHFLETNELDRAAKQVLPLIDDLSTWWLRRSRDRLKGEGEDRAFAEMTLGWILFQLSRLLAPFTPFLAEDLYQRLPVEKKLESVHLEQWPVPGVALHTVLDTMEAVRKTVTLALEQRAKNGIKVRQPLAALYVGNKALVADAALTAIIADELNVKTVSHDAALLADAVELDLVLTPELKREGVMRDVLRAIQEERKRSGFNPGEAARLLIAGNEEAMAFALDMQEMLSVEATILDIKEGETTQSVALLEGKLEFALEKM; this is encoded by the coding sequence ATGGATTCAAAGCAGCCACACGATCTTTCAAAGGAAACATTAGCCGAGCGCGAGGTGCGTATCGGAGATTTTTGGACGAAAGAGCGTATTTTTAAGAAGTCACTCGAAGCTACTGCGCACAATGAGCCGTTCGTGTTTTTCGATGGGCCACCATTTGCCACCGGCTTGCCCCACTATGGGCATATTCTTGCGGGTACCATCAAGGATGTCATTCCTCGTTTTCAGACGATGCGTGGACGCTATGTGCGCCGTGTGTGGGGTTGGGACTGCCACGGACTTCCGGTGGAGAATCTCATTGAACAAGAACTTGGCCTCGAGCATAAGCGACAGATCGAGGAATATGGTATCGGTGCCTTTAATGCGAAAGCAGAAGCATCGGTGCTGATGTATGACAAAGAATGGAAGGAAATCGTACCACGTGTTGGTCGTTGGGTAGACATGGATCATGCCTACAAGACGATGGATACTGGCTATATGGCAAGTGTATGGTGGGCCTTCAAAACACTCTATGACAAGAAGCTCATTTATGAGGGCTACAAGTCTATGCACATTTGTCCTCGTTGTGAGACGACACTCGCTGCCTCAGAGGTTGCGGGCGGGTATAAGGATGTAAAGGATATCTCAGTCACGCTTAAATTTCCGTTGCGTGATAATCCTGATGTTGCACTTCTTGCATGGACAACGACTCCTTGGACGTTGCCGGGAAATGTTGCACTCGCGGTCAATGTGGATCTTGCTTATGTGCGATTTACGCTTCCTGGAGATGCGACAACATATATTGCACAGAAGGATACATTGCCTCGTATTGCTCCAAGCGCTGTCGTGACCGGAGAAGTATCAGGTAAAGAGCTCGTTGGAATCGCATATATTCCTCCATTTATGGATTATGCTAATGACGCTGAGCTCATAAACCGCGAGCGTGGTTGGCATGTCTATGGTGCAGATTTCGTTGCAAGTGATACGGGTACAGGGATAGTGCATATTGCGCCAGCATTTGGTGATGATGATATGCAGCTCGGGAAGCGGGAACAACTCCCGTTCATTCAGCATGTGCGCATGGATGGAACGATTAAGGATGAAGTGACTGGTTTTGCGGGAATGTCAGTGAAACCAAAGAGCGATGATGACCGCGTACGACTCAGCACCGACATCGCTGTCATCAAGTTCCTTCAAGATGCAAATCTCTTCTTCAGCAAGGAGAATATGACTCACAGCTATCCGTATTGTTGGCGCTGCGATTGGCCACTCATCAATTACGCGGCATCTTCATGGTTTGTGAATGTGGGCGAGATTAAAGAGAAGGCTGTTGAAGCAAATAAGGAAATCAATTGGGTGCCAGATGCTGTAGGCCACGGCCGTTTCCATAATTGGCTTGAGGGAGCACGCGATTGGGCGATTTCGCGCAGCCGCTATTGGGGTGCAGCAATTCCTGTATGGAAATGTAAGGACTGTGATGCTATTCGTGTCATTGGTCATATTGATGAGCTGCGTGATGCGCAGCCTCCGAAGAACCACTATTTCGCAATTCGCCATGGTGAGGCAGAGTCAAATGTGCAGGATATCATTTCCTGTCGCGAAGATGACGTTAATCCACTGACGAAGAAGGGGATAGAGCAAGTGAAGAGTGCTGGTGAAAAGTTACAGAAGATGAAGATCGATATCATTATCGCTTCACCGATGCAGCGTACGAAGGAGACGGCAGAGATTGCGGCAGATATGGTTGGTATTCCTCGAGATCAAATCATTTATGATGCACGACTGCACGAGGTAGATGCAGGTGACCTCAATGGTCACAGTGTCGATGAGTATCGCGCGATGTTCCCGTCAGTTGAGGAAAAGTTTGCGCGTGCAGCGCCGAATGGTGAATCATTGCGTGATATGAAGCGTCGCTTTGGAGAGGCATTTTATGCGACCGACGCAGTGTATGAAGGGAAGAACATTCTTTTTGTTACACACGAGTATGGTGTATGGATGCTTGATGCAGTAGCGCGTGGCGCAGATGAGGCGGAGACGATACGATTGCGTAAAAATGCAAACGATGATTATGTCCTTAATGCTGAGGTGCATAAGATGAAGTTTGCTCCACTTCCGCATAATGCTGACTACGCGCTTGATCTCCATCGACCGCACATTGATGATGTGGTCTTCAGCTGTGCCTGTGGAGGCAAGATGAGGCGTATTCCCGAAGTGTTCGACTGCTGGTTTGAGTCTGGCTCAATGCCATTTGCGCAGCACTACTTTAGTGGTAATGAGAATGATGATGCAGGAAAGATGTTCTTGCATAATTTCCCGGCGCATTTCATCGCCGAGGGTCTTGACCAGACAAGAGGATGGTTCTATTCTATGCTGCTTCTTGGAATTGGACTCTTTGGAAAGTCGCCATTTCGAAATGTGATTGTAAACGGTCTTGTCCTTGCTGAGAACGGTGAAAAGATGAGCAAGAAGCTACGTAATTATCCAGACCCTATGGAAGTCGTAGGGAAGTATGGTGCTGATGCACTACGCTTCTATATGGTTGCGTCGCCTGCGATGCGCGGCGAGGATCTGAAATTTTCAACACTTGGTGTTGATGAGATCACAAAGAAACTCACATTACGTCTTGATAATGTACGCTCGTTCTATGAGATGTATGCTACGGGACAGGCGGTGCTCCGTGAGCAGCCGAAGTCGACTCATGCACTTGATCGTTGGATCATTGCACGATGGAATGAGACGCATAACGAGGCCACACACTTCCTTGAGACCAACGAGCTTGATCGTGCAGCAAAGCAAGTCTTGCCACTGATTGATGATCTTTCGACATGGTGGCTTCGCCGCTCACGCGATCGCTTGAAGGGAGAGGGAGAAGATAGGGCATTTGCAGAGATGACGCTTGGCTGGATATTATTCCAACTCTCGCGTTTGCTTGCACCGTTCACTCCATTCCTTGCCGAGGATCTCTATCAGCGTCTTCCTGTGGAGAAGAAGCTTGAAAGTGTGCATCTTGAGCAGTGGCCAGTGCCTGGTGTTGCTCTACACACTGTGCTCGATACGATGGAGGCGGTGCGTAAGACGGTAACACTTGCACTTGAGCAGCGTGCAAAGAACGGCATCAAGGTGCGTCAGCCACTCGCCGCACTTTATGTGGGTAACAAAGCACTCGTTGCGGACGCCGCTCTTACTGCAATCATTGCCGATGAGCTTAATGTAAAGACTGTTTCACATGACGCAGCCCTTCTCGCTGATGCTGTAGAGCTTGATCTTGTTTTGACTCCAGAGCTTAAGCGCGAGGGAGTGATGCGTGACGTGCTTCGCGCGATTCAGGAAGAGCGCAAGCGCTCAGGGTTCAATCCTGGTGAGGCAGCACGATTGCTTATCGCAGGTAATGAGGAGGCAATGGCTTTTGCGCTCGACATGCAGGAAATGCTCTCGGTTGAGGCGACCATCCTCGACATCAAGGAAGGCGAAACGACGCAGTCGGTAGCGCTACTTGAGGGAAAGCTTGAATTTGCACTCGAAAAAATGTAA
- the argS gene encoding arginine--tRNA ligase — protein MFSEFLRREISATLIAIGLPEVAFGLEHPTVASHGDFATNAAMVVAKSVGKNPRTLAEELVVALTSRAIKGVKTIAIAGPGFINFTIEDEVFRGEVERIVEEGEIYGKEDSWDGKKILVEHSSPNLFKPFHIGHLMNNAVGESIKRLAEFSGAGKVTSISFPSDVSLGIAKAVYVVAQDGIEKLRACKTEQDKLAYLGACYAKGTQLYEESDVVKAEVLEISKTLFERIPGNILDIFEECKTINLDYFVETTKRLGSHFDAYIFESEAGKVGEQLVATHIGDVFAKSEGAIIYEGEQDGLHTRVFVNKEGRPTYEAKDLGLLSLKFDRYNPDLSLFITDHEQASHFDVVLAAAKRINPLWEKLSIHRTHGRMTFKGQKMSSRLGGVPLAADIIDTLAEEVRERAPQLIDEDIDRVAIGAIKFAILRAAAGKNINFDPDTSLSFEGDSGPYLQYTVVRARSVLTKAAAEGYVACKRGECVVPTTEVTQIEKMLTRFPEVVQLSINEWAPHHIATYLLETAQAFNGWYGNTKILDTENPAIGYNLAIAKATSIVIERGLTLLGIAVPSKM, from the coding sequence ATGTTCAGCGAATTCCTGAGGCGCGAAATTAGCGCTACGCTTATTGCTATTGGCCTGCCTGAGGTTGCTTTTGGATTGGAGCATCCGACTGTTGCATCACATGGTGATTTTGCGACAAATGCCGCTATGGTCGTCGCAAAGAGTGTAGGGAAGAATCCTCGTACGCTTGCCGAGGAGCTTGTCGTGGCGCTTACCTCCCGTGCCATCAAAGGAGTAAAGACTATTGCAATTGCTGGTCCTGGTTTTATTAATTTCACGATCGAAGATGAGGTATTTCGTGGTGAGGTGGAGCGCATTGTGGAGGAAGGTGAAATCTATGGAAAAGAGGATTCGTGGGACGGTAAGAAAATTCTCGTTGAGCATTCAAGTCCAAACTTATTCAAACCGTTTCACATCGGCCACTTGATGAACAATGCCGTAGGTGAGTCGATCAAACGACTTGCAGAATTTTCGGGGGCAGGCAAGGTGACTTCTATTTCTTTTCCATCCGACGTCTCGCTTGGTATTGCAAAAGCGGTGTATGTTGTAGCTCAAGATGGTATTGAAAAACTGCGTGCGTGCAAGACGGAGCAAGATAAACTTGCATACTTAGGTGCTTGCTATGCGAAGGGGACGCAGCTTTATGAAGAGAGTGATGTGGTGAAAGCTGAGGTGCTCGAGATCTCGAAGACACTCTTCGAGCGCATACCAGGAAACATACTTGATATCTTCGAGGAGTGTAAGACTATTAATCTTGACTACTTTGTAGAGACTACGAAGCGCCTCGGTTCACATTTCGATGCGTATATTTTTGAGAGTGAGGCGGGAAAGGTGGGGGAGCAGCTTGTTGCTACACATATTGGAGATGTGTTTGCAAAGAGTGAAGGAGCAATCATCTATGAGGGTGAACAGGATGGCCTCCATACGCGTGTGTTTGTGAACAAGGAGGGACGACCAACGTACGAAGCAAAAGACCTCGGCTTGCTCTCGCTCAAATTTGATCGATATAATCCTGATCTCTCACTTTTTATCACCGATCACGAACAGGCTTCACACTTCGATGTTGTCCTCGCGGCAGCGAAAAGGATAAATCCACTCTGGGAAAAGCTTTCCATACATCGTACGCATGGTCGCATGACATTCAAGGGACAGAAGATGTCTTCGCGTCTTGGTGGCGTACCACTAGCAGCGGATATCATCGATACACTCGCAGAAGAAGTACGTGAACGTGCGCCGCAGCTTATTGATGAGGATATTGATCGCGTCGCAATAGGAGCGATAAAGTTCGCAATTTTGCGTGCCGCAGCAGGAAAAAATATCAACTTTGATCCCGACACTTCTCTTTCGTTTGAGGGTGATTCTGGTCCGTATCTGCAATATACCGTTGTGCGCGCACGTTCTGTGCTCACGAAGGCTGCAGCTGAAGGGTATGTGGCCTGCAAGCGGGGAGAGTGTGTAGTCCCGACTACCGAGGTCACCCAGATTGAGAAAATGCTCACGCGTTTCCCTGAGGTAGTGCAGCTTTCAATAAATGAATGGGCACCACATCATATCGCGACCTATCTGCTTGAGACCGCACAGGCATTCAATGGCTGGTACGGTAATACCAAGATTCTCGATACTGAGAATCCTGCGATTGGCTATAATCTCGCAATTGCCAAAGCGACAAGCATCGTGATAGAGCGCGGGCTTACATTGCTCGGCATCGCTGTGCCAAGCAAGATGTAA
- the tmk gene encoding dTMP kinase yields the protein MYGMMIALEGIEGSGKSTVREHLARVLSDLPVVYTREPDDKAMREFIFRKSTGEYHWHTQFLLFCADRAEHVAKFIAPKRAEGFHVITDRFDGSSFAIQVPYEHEDAVAYFSGITSIITRYARPDAYIYFDVPAEVGRARALARNEAASRFDTEPLEWYERVRKGYEQFFAEEVPGKMYRIDATKPLEIVCKEAEDIVRRILAKH from the coding sequence ATGTATGGAATGATGATCGCGCTTGAAGGTATCGAAGGGAGTGGTAAGTCGACGGTGCGTGAGCATCTCGCACGTGTACTTTCCGATCTGCCTGTGGTCTACACTAGGGAACCTGATGATAAAGCCATGCGCGAATTTATTTTTCGCAAGAGCACAGGCGAGTATCATTGGCACACGCAGTTTTTGCTCTTTTGCGCTGATAGGGCAGAGCATGTTGCGAAGTTCATCGCACCGAAGCGTGCTGAGGGATTTCATGTCATCACTGATCGCTTCGACGGTTCTTCGTTTGCAATTCAAGTTCCGTACGAGCATGAAGATGCGGTTGCATACTTCTCGGGAATCACCAGTATCATTACGCGCTATGCGCGTCCTGATGCCTACATCTATTTCGATGTGCCCGCAGAGGTCGGCCGTGCACGTGCGCTTGCACGCAATGAAGCTGCATCACGCTTCGATACTGAGCCTCTTGAGTGGTATGAACGTGTGCGCAAGGGCTACGAGCAGTTTTTCGCCGAGGAGGTTCCTGGTAAGATGTATCGTATCGATGCAACGAAGCCTCTCGAGATCGTCTGCAAGGAAGCTGAGGACATCGTTCGTCGTATTCTTGCAAAACACTAG
- a CDS encoding AAA family ATPase yields the protein MAKQIIGITGPIAAGKGTIAEYFKERHNATLFRFSSSLFSIVEILGLPNDREHLSRLSRVLREGFGEDTLARALATQVEKSTAPLIIVDGVRRPDDVTFLERQPGFRLIYIDAPMETRFARMKLRGEKSDDVEKTMEQFVNDHKLESELLIDGLKARSAVIIDNSGSKEELYAQLERLLNA from the coding sequence ATGGCAAAACAAATCATCGGTATCACTGGTCCTATTGCCGCAGGAAAAGGTACCATCGCGGAATATTTCAAGGAGCGCCACAATGCGACACTGTTCCGCTTCTCAAGCTCACTCTTTTCTATTGTAGAAATTCTTGGACTTCCTAATGACCGTGAACATCTTTCACGTCTTTCGCGCGTACTCCGTGAGGGCTTTGGGGAAGATACACTTGCGCGCGCCCTTGCGACGCAGGTAGAAAAATCTACGGCCCCACTCATCATCGTTGATGGCGTCCGTCGTCCTGATGATGTGACCTTTCTTGAGCGACAGCCTGGGTTTCGCCTCATCTATATCGATGCACCAATGGAGACACGTTTTGCACGTATGAAACTTCGTGGCGAAAAGTCAGATGATGTAGAAAAGACCATGGAACAATTCGTGAATGATCACAAGCTTGAGTCGGAGCTGCTCATTGATGGACTCAAGGCAAGGTCTGCGGTAATCATCGACAATAGTGGCTCCAAGGAGGAATTATACGCGCAGCTCGAGCGCTTGCTCAATGCATAG
- the rplK gene encoding 50S ribosomal protein L11: protein MAKKVVKLVKLQIPGGKATPAPPVGPALGQAGVNIGDFVKKFNDATKDMVGDIVPVVITVYDDRTYDFITKVSPMSRLILKALGKEKASNKPGSQNAGTLTKSQVEEIAKKKMPDLNAANLEAAMKIVAGTARSMGVKCEM, encoded by the coding sequence ATGGCAAAGAAAGTAGTAAAGTTGGTGAAGTTGCAGATCCCAGGAGGTAAGGCAACACCAGCACCACCAGTTGGACCAGCACTTGGTCAGGCAGGTGTAAACATCGGTGACTTCGTCAAGAAGTTCAACGATGCAACAAAGGACATGGTAGGCGATATCGTTCCTGTAGTGATCACCGTTTACGATGATCGCACCTACGATTTCATCACCAAGGTTTCTCCAATGTCACGTCTTATCCTTAAGGCACTCGGCAAGGAGAAGGCTTCAAACAAGCCAGGCTCACAGAATGCAGGTACCCTCACGAAGTCACAGGTTGAGGAGATCGCAAAGAAGAAGATGCCTGATCTTAATGCAGCTAACCTCGAGGCAGCAATGAAGATTGTTGCTGGTACAGCAAGGTCTATGGGTGTAAAGTGCGAGATGTAA
- the nusG gene encoding transcription termination/antitermination protein NusG — MDQEEIRHEEIPSEVAKDDTFAATAARGRQWYAIHTYSGYENAVVRNLKQRIESLGMGTKIFDVVVPKQKTVKMKGTKRVEVEEQIYPGYVLVDMKYDPESWYVVRNTPRVTGFVGAGVIPVPLTPKEVAHFLGYIGKDGEARAVMDVEVGETVMVMDGPFKDMEGRISEIDREKARVKVNVSMFGRETPVELDFFQIKKL; from the coding sequence ATGGATCAAGAAGAAATTCGTCATGAGGAAATCCCATCAGAAGTTGCGAAGGATGATACCTTTGCTGCGACTGCAGCTCGTGGCCGTCAGTGGTACGCAATTCACACCTACTCAGGATATGAGAATGCGGTGGTGCGTAACTTGAAGCAGCGTATCGAGTCACTCGGTATGGGTACAAAGATCTTTGATGTCGTTGTCCCAAAGCAAAAGACCGTAAAGATGAAGGGTACCAAGCGTGTCGAAGTCGAGGAGCAGATCTATCCAGGTTATGTGCTCGTCGACATGAAGTATGACCCTGAGTCATGGTACGTCGTGCGTAATACGCCACGCGTTACTGGATTCGTCGGTGCAGGTGTTATTCCAGTGCCGCTTACTCCAAAGGAGGTTGCACACTTCCTCGGCTACATCGGCAAGGACGGAGAAGCACGTGCGGTCATGGATGTTGAAGTCGGAGAGACGGTCATGGTCATGGATGGTCCATTCAAGGATATGGAAGGACGTATCTCAGAGATAGATCGTGAGAAAGCTCGAGTCAAAGTCAATGTTTCCATGTTCGGTCGCGAAACTCCCGTGGAATTGGATTTTTTCCAGATCAAAAAGCTCTAG
- the secE gene encoding preprotein translocase subunit SecE: MSSFITYLKEARAEMVHISWPTRETVVNHTMLVIGISVVVGIALGALDNGFGKALAAFIGIR; encoded by the coding sequence ATGTCGTCATTCATCACCTACTTAAAGGAGGCACGTGCAGAGATGGTACACATCTCATGGCCAACACGTGAGACTGTAGTCAATCACACGATGCTTGTCATCGGTATCTCTGTTGTTGTCGGTATTGCACTGGGAGCTCTCGACAACGGATTTGGTAAAGCACTTGCTGCGTTTATCGGTATCCGCTAG
- a CDS encoding nucleoside-diphosphate kinase, whose product MSGNEFAFALIKPDGMEMGLRDQIREMLVADGKLSIIMEAEFSISPLQAARHYDKSDHWCQRLGAKRHDILSKRGGVSKTPTELGKEILAVIRENMTMGKVHAFILSGEQANATLRKIVGATDPAFAEPGTIRALSTDSMKIADEELRQVRNVIHASESPADARKEIMNLWPELSSLMQFLLFP is encoded by the coding sequence ATGTCCGGTAATGAGTTTGCGTTCGCGCTCATCAAGCCCGATGGTATGGAGATGGGCCTTCGGGATCAGATCCGAGAAATGCTCGTCGCGGATGGAAAGCTTTCCATCATCATGGAGGCGGAGTTCTCAATTTCCCCACTGCAGGCCGCTCGTCACTATGACAAGAGTGATCATTGGTGCCAGCGGCTTGGCGCGAAGCGTCATGATATCCTTTCCAAGCGCGGAGGAGTCTCAAAGACCCCGACTGAGCTCGGGAAGGAGATTCTTGCGGTGATACGCGAGAACATGACCATGGGTAAGGTGCATGCATTCATCCTTTCGGGCGAGCAGGCCAATGCAACCCTGCGCAAGATTGTTGGTGCCACCGATCCCGCGTTTGCGGAGCCGGGCACCATTCGCGCACTATCGACTGACTCCATGAAAATTGCCGATGAAGAATTGCGTCAGGTGCGCAACGTCATCCATGCAAGTGAGTCGCCGGCGGACGCCAGAAAGGAGATCATGAATCTCTGGCCTGAGCTCTCTTCGCTCATGCAGTTCCTGCTTTTTCCCTAG
- a CDS encoding SIMPL domain-containing protein (The SIMPL domain is named for its presence in mouse protein SIMPL (signalling molecule that associates with mouse pelle-like kinase). Bacterial member BP26, from Brucella, was shown to assemble into a channel-like structure, while YggE from E. coli has been associated with resistance to oxidative stress.) yields the protein MISETQSTLLVRVGTAALVAGIFLMGAVGISAIKGMGDESAKDKQIATVTVNGEGDAYATADVVTLSFSVSKEAKEQKLASEFVNSTMQKLVDALTAAGLSKDDIKTLSYDLQPQYDYVQQVCPLAAPGYAQPCVPGTQKLRGYMVSQRIELTMRGSKNFDNAANILDIVTKNGATDVGQLNFKVENTDKVQAEARAKAIAQAKEKAEKLAGQLNVKLVRIANFNENNAIPYFGRGGMEYSKAMAADVSPAPVLPTGQNQYHSNVTITYEISGGK from the coding sequence ATGATTTCAGAAACACAATCAACGCTTCTTGTGCGCGTCGGCACCGCAGCTCTTGTTGCAGGTATCTTTTTGATGGGTGCTGTAGGTATTTCAGCTATTAAAGGCATGGGGGATGAATCTGCAAAAGATAAGCAGATTGCTACGGTAACGGTTAATGGTGAAGGTGACGCATATGCAACCGCAGATGTCGTAACGCTTTCATTTAGTGTAAGCAAAGAGGCTAAAGAGCAGAAGCTCGCAAGTGAGTTTGTGAACAGTACAATGCAGAAGCTTGTCGATGCGTTGACTGCAGCAGGTCTCTCGAAGGATGATATAAAGACACTTTCGTATGATCTTCAGCCACAGTATGATTATGTGCAGCAGGTGTGCCCACTCGCAGCGCCGGGATATGCACAGCCATGTGTTCCGGGAACACAGAAGCTTCGTGGATATATGGTTTCGCAGCGTATTGAGCTTACAATGCGCGGAAGCAAAAACTTCGATAATGCAGCAAATATCCTTGATATTGTTACGAAGAATGGTGCAACCGATGTTGGTCAGTTAAACTTCAAGGTAGAGAATACGGACAAGGTTCAGGCTGAGGCACGCGCAAAGGCGATTGCTCAAGCAAAGGAGAAGGCAGAAAAGCTTGCTGGTCAACTTAACGTAAAGTTGGTGCGCATTGCAAACTTCAATGAGAACAATGCGATTCCATATTTTGGTCGCGGGGGAATGGAATATTCAAAGGCAATGGCTGCTGATGTATCTCCTGCTCCAGTGCTTCCAACGGGGCAGAATCAGTATCACTCAAATGTAACTATCACATACGAAATTAGTGGTGGAAAATAA